One Gossypium hirsutum isolate 1008001.06 chromosome A11, Gossypium_hirsutum_v2.1, whole genome shotgun sequence genomic window carries:
- the LOC121209549 gene encoding ABC transporter G family member 20, protein MSFVGGSMKLPAKSVTGDDGHPLFTNSKQTELQKYPKKPTVSPTLAELLMHVDDAQNSPVDHRAVEIGYGCSSLPSSNPFFLCFNNLTYSVKVRKKLGSIPFCGKNSDETESNGINTKILLNEISGEAHEGEIMAVLGASGSGKSTLIDALANRIAKDSLKGTLTLNGEVLESKLLRVISAYVMQDDLLFPMLTVEETLMFSAEFRLPRSLSKSKKKARVQALIDQLGLRSAAKTVIGDEGHRGVSGGERRRVSIGIDIIHDPIVLFLDEPTSGLDSTSAFMVVKVLQRIAQSGSIVIMSIHQPSYRILSLLDRLIFLSHGNTVFAGSPGMLPSFFAEFGHPIPENENKTEFALDLIRELEETPGGTKSLVEFNKSWQARKNQRNGSLMRSNLSLKDAISASISKGKLVSGATNDLNPTASVPIFANPLWIEMMVIAKRSMKNSRRMPELFGIRLGAVVITGIILATMFWKLDNSPKGIQERLGFFAFAMSTTFYTCAEAIPVFLQERYIFMRETAYNAYRRSSYVLAHSLISIPSLVILSMAFAAITFWAVGLAGGLSGFFFFFLTIFASFWAGSSFVTFLSGIVSHVMLGFTVVVAVLAYFLLFSGFFISRNRIPLYWIWFHYISLVKYPYEAVLQNEFDDPMKCFVRGVQMFDNTPLGEVPLSVKLKLLQSMSGVLGVNITGSTCVTTGKDLLVQQGITDINKWNCLWIIIAWGFLFRILFYFTLLLGSKNKRK, encoded by the coding sequence ATGTCATTCGTCGGAGGTTCAATGAAGTTACCGGCGAAGTCAGTTACCGGCGACGACGGTCACCCATTATTCACCAATTCCAAACAAACAGAACTCCAAAAATACCCCAAAAAGCCTACCGTTTCTCCGACGTTAGCTGAGCTATTAATGCATGTCGACGACGCCCAAAATTCTCCCGTCGATCATCGAGCTGTCGAGATCGGTTACGGCTGTAGTTCACTCCCATCgtcaaatcctttctttctttgtttcaatAACTTGACTTACAGTGTTAAAGTTCGTAAGAAGCTGGGATCGATCCCATTTTGTGGGAAAAACAGTGATGAGACTGAATCTAATGGGATTAATACCAAGATTTTATTGAATGAAATCTCTGGTGAAGCTCATGAAGGTGAAATAATGGCAGTTCTTGGTGCTAGTGGCTCTGGTAAATCCACTTTAATTGATGCATTAGCTAATCGTATTGCTAAAGATAGCTTAAAAGGGACATTAACGTTGAACGGCGAAGTATTGGAATCAAAGCTTTTGAGGGTTATATCGGCTTATGTTATGCAAGATGATCTTCTTTTCCCGATGCTCACCGTCGAAGAGACGTTGATGTTTTCAGCCGAGTTCCGATTACCTCGGTCGCTTTCGAAATCGAAAAAGAAAGCTAGAGTTCAAGCTTTGATTGATCAATTAGGGTTGAGAAGTGCGGCGAAAACGGTGATCGGAGATGAAGGACATCGAGGTGTTTCCGGTGGGGAGCGACGTCGGGTTTCGATTGGGATCGATATAATCCATGATCCCATTGTTTTGTTTTTGGATGAACCAACTTCGGGTTTGGACTCTACGAGTGCGTTCATGGTAGTTAAGGTCTTGCAACGGATTGCGCAGAGTGGGAGTATTGTGATTATGTCAATACATCAACCGAGTTATCGAATTTTGAGCTTGCTTGATCGGTTGATTTTCCTTTCACATGGGAACACGGTTTTTGCAGGCTCGCCGGGGATGCTTCCATCATTTTTTGCGGAATTCGGACATCCGATACCAGAGAATGAAAACAAGACGGAATTTGCTCTCGATTTGATTCGGGAACTCGAAGAAACACCGGGTGGAACTAAAAGCTTAGTTGAATTTAACAAATCATGGCAAGCTAGAAAGAATCAAAGAAATGGATCCTTGATGAGATCAAATCTTTCACTCAAAGATGCAATAAGTGCAAGTATTTCGAAAGGAAAGTTAGTTTCCGGTGCAACCAACGATTTGAACCCAACCGCTTCGGTGCCAATTTTCGCAAATCCGCTTTGGATCGAGATGATGGTTATTGCCAAACGATCGATGAAGAACTCGAGAAGAATGCCTGAATTGTTCGGGATTCGATTAGGCGCGGTTGTCATTACCGGGATCATCTTAGCCACCATGTTTTGGAAGCTAGACAATTCACCGAAAGGCATCCAAGAACGTTTAGGTTTCTTCGCTTTTGCCATGTCAACAACGTTCTACACTTGCGCCGAAGCAATCCCGGTTTTCCTCCAAGAACGATATATTTTCATGAGAGAAACAGCTTACAATGCTTATCGTCGATCATCGTATGTATTAGCTCACTCGCTAATCTCTATCCCATCTCTAGTTATCCTCTCGATGGCCTTCGCCGCAATAACCTTTTGGGCGGTCGGACTCGCTGGTGGCCTTTCCgggtttttcttcttcttcctaacCATCTTCGCCTCCTTTTGGGCCGGAAGCTCGTTCGTAACATTCCTTTCCGGCATCGTCTCCCATGTCATGTTAGGCTTCACTGTTGTTGTCGCCGTCTTAGCCTACTTCCTCCTATTCAGTGGATTCTTCATTTCTCGTAACCGAATACCCTTATACTGGATCTGGTTCCATTACATCTCTCTAGTTAAATACCCTTACGAAGCTGTTCTTCAGAACGAGTTCGATGACCCGATGAAATGCTTCGTCCGAGGCGTTCAAATGTTCGACAACACACCACTCGGGGAGGTGCCGTTGTCTGTGAAACTGAAGCTATTGCAAAGCATGAGCGGCGTGTTGGGCGTCAACATCACCGGGTCGACCTGCGTGACTACCGGAAAAGATCTTTTGGTACAACAAGGTATTACCGATATAAACAAATGGAATTGTTTATGGATCATCATTGCATGGGGATTTCTTTTcagaattttgttttattttactttgttgcTTGGGAGCAAGAAcaagagaaaataa